From the genome of Leptospiraceae bacterium, one region includes:
- the mtnB gene encoding methylthioribulose 1-phosphate dehydratase: MNSEELSSEIELLIQYSRQYYSRAWMYATAGNLSIIDREKGEVWITASGRNKSCLTKEDFLPVSLISGFKVSETTLRPSAETSLHRVIYSEVQEAGSVLHVHTPASAAFYIHLDREHPQDLFVLPNIEMLKAFGDFRENPDFRVLCLYNYGKVEDIAEKLSTFIKSYPLEVPFFLIENHGITVWGKNAEEANKHLEAAEHILQVISLRRGNLDF; encoded by the coding sequence ATGAACTCAGAAGAACTTTCATCTGAGATTGAACTGTTAATTCAATATTCGAGACAATATTATTCCCGTGCCTGGATGTATGCAACAGCAGGGAATCTTTCCATCATTGATAGAGAAAAGGGAGAGGTCTGGATTACTGCTTCGGGTAGAAATAAATCCTGCCTGACAAAAGAAGATTTTCTTCCTGTTTCTTTGATAAGTGGTTTTAAGGTCAGTGAAACCACATTACGACCCAGTGCGGAAACTTCTCTTCATCGGGTCATATACTCTGAAGTTCAGGAGGCAGGTTCGGTCTTACACGTTCATACGCCTGCTTCTGCGGCTTTTTATATTCACCTCGATAGAGAGCATCCCCAGGATTTATTTGTTCTTCCTAATATAGAAATGCTGAAAGCGTTTGGAGATTTCCGGGAGAATCCTGATTTCCGAGTTCTTTGCCTGTATAATTACGGTAAGGTAGAAGATATTGCAGAGAAGCTTTCTACTTTTATAAAAAGTTATCCACTTGAAGTGCCATTTTTTTTAATCGAAAACCATGGGATTACTGTCTGGGGAAAAAATGCAGAAGAAGCAAATAAGCACCTTGAGGCGGCAGAACATATACTTCAGGTTATTTCTCTCAGAAGAGGAAATCTTGATTTCTAA
- a CDS encoding acireductone dioxygenase — translation MATIVQKGKPEITEKSAVKAFLKDRGVEYDHWPVPESANILTGKQVLSDSEKEELLGHVNQYFLELQTKFGYRTRDLVVLHPEVPGLDEMLAKFDKVHFHSDDEVRYIIDGTGIFGFTLSNGEKFLVHVEKEDFIFVPKNINHWFYLDEKKRIKAVRYFSDTSGWVPNYVDEPNSID, via the coding sequence ATGGCAACGATTGTTCAAAAAGGAAAACCTGAAATTACAGAAAAGTCAGCTGTAAAAGCTTTCTTAAAAGACAGGGGAGTGGAATACGACCACTGGCCCGTACCTGAATCTGCGAATATTCTTACCGGTAAACAGGTTCTGAGTGATTCCGAAAAAGAAGAGTTACTCGGGCATGTGAATCAATATTTCTTAGAACTACAGACTAAGTTTGGTTACAGAACCAGAGACCTGGTTGTCTTACATCCTGAGGTTCCCGGCCTGGATGAAATGCTCGCCAAATTCGATAAGGTTCACTTTCATTCCGATGATGAGGTTCGCTATATTATCGATGGAACCGGGATTTTTGGTTTTACCCTCTCAAACGGAGAAAAGTTCCTGGTTCATGTAGAAAAGGAAGATTTCATTTTTGTTCCAAAGAACATCAATCACTGGTTTTATCTGGATGAGAAAAAACGGATTAAGGCTGTACGTTATTTCTCGGATACCAGTGGCTGGGTTCCCAATTATGTAGACGAACCTAATTCTATAGACTGA
- a CDS encoding DEAD/DEAH box helicase family protein: MPKSKKKKNDSQQTLIEIEEKPFGAKLVLLNYICSLFGSNSFKDLSQGFNKKWSFQEDELVEEKVLEALKSKLVQIAPINLDDLIRYDYNINKYTLEIKSQREGFVGWKYFQYIALLFTEIYLDLYMKNESELLRNLQEFQEGFNERLLSKERIKVYEKADLNKLAFWNATGSGKTLIMHVNIKQYQHYHEKYNRKKLDHILLLTPNAALSEQHLQELHLSGIPAELFKIDGNRSLSNYVEVLDIYKLEETKGPTTIAVESLEGYNLVLVDEGHRGSSGDKWMKMRDKISINGFSFEYSATFGQAIGKNTDLYNQYAKCILFDYSYQYFYSDGYGKDFRILNMQEKSTEEKVYQYLTACLLTYYEQKIFFIHNKEEINPLNLENPLLVFVGSTVLKEGKNKNEKDTVSDVVYTLKFIEEIITNKKRTIKAIQTILSKSTGILNSKNEDIFSNSFVYLKTRQLSYEEIYLDMLEKIFHCKVSEANLHIDSLKGISGEIGLRAGDNEYFGVINIGEASTFIKLCEQHNILTSEKSFSTSLFQNINQKESKINILIGSKKFTEGWNSWRVSCMGLLNIGQNEGTQIIQLFGRGVRLKGFNHSLKRTSGLNMNGLHLEIPAEIDILETLNIFGIRANYIQKFKEYLENEGLSDIDSEAVITIPVIPKDYPDKFGDLKIIALKKEAVFSQNRVIYLESAKKKFKENLSKRPVYVNWYTKLQGFQSKEIADSAVAVDLEVNNFQELHCCFLDFDKLYFELINYKKLKKWSNLIIDKENLKEILLDSSWYILYIPSYEFNFQVKDKEIVWQEIALQLLQKYISRFYYHHRGSYEADKREYIKLKDYKKKTKDEGNLIKEYKIRVKEREEELYNYLKNLESQIEENKAQKFKKDNFEIIPIMFDRHLYKPVFYHNVDKVLLHISPFSLQESEYKFMHDLEIFYQQKKDILNGKEIYLLRNMSRGHGLGFFEAGNFYPDFILWVIDKKKQYINFIDPKGIIEIPYNDPKVQFYKDIKEIERELDNVNVILNSFILSISKYSDLRVDKWKSFSQEEIEEFNVLFMEEDYESLYIQKMIAKILPDYPLPRIYKKNTQGEMKFDEKANMAT; the protein is encoded by the coding sequence ATGCCTAAGTCTAAAAAGAAAAAAAATGATTCTCAACAAACACTCATTGAAATAGAAGAAAAACCCTTCGGAGCAAAACTTGTATTACTCAATTATATTTGTTCATTATTTGGTTCAAATAGCTTTAAAGATTTATCTCAAGGGTTTAATAAAAAATGGAGTTTTCAAGAAGATGAATTAGTTGAGGAAAAAGTATTAGAAGCTTTAAAAAGCAAACTTGTGCAAATAGCCCCCATCAATTTGGATGATCTTATTCGTTATGACTATAATATTAACAAATACACGTTGGAGATAAAATCTCAAAGAGAAGGTTTTGTTGGTTGGAAATACTTTCAATATATTGCACTACTTTTTACTGAAATCTATCTCGACCTTTATATGAAAAATGAATCAGAACTTTTAAGAAATCTTCAAGAGTTTCAAGAAGGTTTTAATGAAAGGCTATTGTCAAAAGAAAGAATAAAAGTTTATGAAAAAGCAGATCTTAATAAATTAGCTTTTTGGAATGCTACAGGTTCCGGAAAAACTTTAATAATGCATGTAAATATAAAACAATATCAGCATTATCACGAAAAATACAATAGAAAGAAATTAGACCATATCTTATTACTCACTCCAAATGCAGCTTTATCAGAACAACATCTTCAAGAGTTACACCTTTCCGGTATCCCTGCTGAACTCTTTAAAATAGATGGAAATAGAAGTTTATCAAATTATGTTGAAGTATTAGACATTTACAAATTAGAAGAAACAAAAGGGCCAACAACTATTGCAGTAGAGTCTTTAGAAGGGTATAATCTTGTGTTAGTGGATGAAGGACATAGAGGTTCTTCCGGTGATAAATGGATGAAAATGAGAGATAAAATTTCAATAAACGGTTTCTCGTTTGAATACTCTGCAACTTTTGGACAGGCCATTGGAAAAAATACAGACTTATATAATCAATATGCAAAGTGCATTCTGTTTGACTATTCTTATCAATATTTTTATTCCGATGGGTATGGAAAAGATTTTCGTATTTTAAATATGCAGGAGAAATCAACAGAAGAAAAAGTATACCAATACTTAACTGCATGTTTACTAACGTATTATGAACAAAAAATATTTTTCATCCATAATAAAGAAGAAATTAATCCCCTAAATTTAGAAAATCCGCTTTTAGTGTTTGTTGGTAGTACAGTTTTAAAAGAAGGAAAAAATAAAAATGAAAAAGATACTGTCTCCGATGTGGTTTATACGTTAAAATTTATTGAAGAAATTATAACAAATAAAAAAAGAACTATAAAAGCAATACAGACCATTTTAAGCAAAAGTACTGGAATTTTAAATTCAAAAAATGAAGATATATTTTCTAATTCATTTGTTTACTTGAAAACAAGGCAACTTTCTTATGAAGAAATATATCTTGATATGCTGGAAAAAATATTTCATTGCAAGGTATCAGAAGCAAATTTACACATTGATTCATTGAAAGGTATAAGTGGAGAAATTGGACTACGTGCTGGAGATAATGAATATTTTGGGGTAATTAATATTGGAGAAGCTTCTACATTTATTAAGTTGTGTGAGCAGCACAACATTTTAACATCTGAAAAAAGTTTTTCAACTTCTCTTTTTCAAAATATAAATCAAAAAGAATCAAAAATAAATATTTTAATAGGTTCAAAAAAGTTCACAGAAGGTTGGAACAGTTGGCGAGTCTCCTGCATGGGACTTTTGAATATTGGACAAAATGAAGGAACTCAAATTATCCAATTATTTGGGCGAGGGGTTAGATTAAAAGGTTTTAATCATTCCTTGAAGAGAACTTCTGGACTTAACATGAATGGGCTTCATCTTGAAATTCCTGCGGAAATAGATATATTAGAAACCTTAAATATTTTTGGTATTCGAGCTAATTACATACAAAAATTTAAAGAATATCTGGAAAATGAAGGACTATCTGATATAGATAGTGAAGCTGTAATTACAATTCCAGTAATTCCAAAAGATTATCCCGATAAATTTGGAGACTTGAAAATAATTGCTTTAAAAAAAGAAGCTGTATTTTCTCAAAACCGAGTCATCTACCTTGAATCTGCTAAAAAGAAGTTTAAAGAGAATTTATCAAAAAGACCGGTATATGTAAATTGGTATACAAAGTTACAAGGTTTTCAGAGTAAAGAAATAGCAGATTCAGCTGTTGCTGTTGATTTAGAAGTAAATAACTTTCAAGAACTTCATTGCTGTTTTTTAGATTTTGATAAACTCTATTTTGAATTAATAAATTATAAAAAATTAAAGAAATGGTCTAATCTTATAATAGATAAAGAGAATTTAAAAGAAATATTATTAGATAGTAGTTGGTATATTTTATATATTCCATCGTATGAATTTAATTTTCAAGTAAAAGATAAAGAAATTGTATGGCAAGAAATTGCATTACAACTTTTACAAAAGTATATTTCCAGATTTTATTATCATCATAGAGGATCTTACGAAGCAGATAAAAGAGAATATATAAAACTAAAAGATTATAAAAAGAAAACGAAGGATGAAGGTAACTTAATAAAAGAATATAAAATACGTGTTAAAGAGCGGGAAGAAGAGTTATATAATTATTTAAAAAACCTTGAATCCCAAATAGAAGAAAATAAAGCTCAGAAATTTAAAAAGGATAATTTTGAAATCATACCTATAATGTTTGATAGACATTTATACAAACCAGTATTCTATCATAATGTAGATAAAGTTCTTCTGCATATTAGTCCCTTCTCATTGCAGGAAAGTGAATATAAGTTTATGCATGATTTAGAAATATTCTATCAGCAGAAAAAAGATATTCTAAACGGTAAAGAGATTTATCTACTAAGAAATATGAGTCGTGGTCACGGTCTTGGGTTTTTTGAAGCAGGAAATTTCTATCCAGATTTCATTCTTTGGGTTATAGATAAAAAGAAGCAATATATAAACTTTATCGATCCAAAAGGTATTATTGAGATTCCTTACAATGATCCCAAAGTTCAATTTTATAAAGATATAAAAGAAATTGAACGAGAGTTAGATAATGTAAATGTTATACTCAATTCTTTTATTTTATCTATATCGAAATACTCTGATTTACGGGTAGATAAGTGGAAGTCTTTCTCACAAGAAGAAATAGAAGAATTCAATGTTTTGTTTATGGAAGAAGATTATGAAAGTCTCTATATTCAGAAAATGATAGCAAAGATTTTACCTGACTATCCATTACCCAGAATTTATAAAAAAAATACACAAGGTGAAATGAAATTCGATGAAAAAGCTAATATGGCAACCTGA
- a CDS encoding Rpn family recombination-promoting nuclease/putative transposase gives MQAFPQKFYGKRILYYWAKLYSQQIVRGKKYSDLKPVYSVSFLNFKLLETENYHSIFRVLEAEGREIALTKDLEIHILELKKFLNTSGTQESNLEDWIYLIQKAEKLKEEDVKKLKIKNPVIREAVEALQDISLDRKTRNYYEMRLKTERDHEATIEYAFEEGLKKGKEESQHLASIREKRAEHKKALRTAINLKKEGAELKFISRVVELQEAYLEKFLRKSVRDSED, from the coding sequence ATGCAGGCCTTTCCCCAGAAATTTTATGGAAAGAGAATCCTGTATTACTGGGCAAAGCTTTATTCCCAGCAGATAGTTCGAGGGAAAAAATATTCGGACTTAAAACCGGTTTATTCCGTTTCTTTTTTAAATTTCAAGCTTCTGGAAACAGAAAACTACCATTCCATTTTCCGGGTTCTCGAAGCAGAAGGCAGAGAAATAGCCTTGACGAAAGACCTCGAAATCCATATTTTAGAACTGAAGAAATTCCTGAATACATCCGGAACTCAGGAGTCTAATTTAGAAGATTGGATATATCTCATCCAAAAAGCCGAGAAATTAAAGGAAGAGGACGTGAAAAAGCTTAAGATCAAAAACCCCGTGATTCGTGAAGCCGTTGAAGCTCTTCAGGATATTTCTCTCGACAGAAAAACAAGAAATTACTACGAAATGCGCCTGAAAACAGAAAGAGACCACGAAGCCACTATCGAGTATGCTTTCGAGGAAGGACTCAAAAAAGGAAAGGAAGAATCACAGCACCTTGCGAGTATTCGTGAAAAAAGAGCCGAACATAAAAAAGCCCTCAGGACTGCGATAAATTTAAAGAAAGAAGGTGCTGAACTGAAATTCATTTCCCGTGTTGTTGAACTCCAGGAAGCCTATCTGGAGAAATTTTTAAGGAAATCGGTTAGGGATTCGGAGGATTAA
- a CDS encoding protein meaA, producing MDKKKDHLLYDDKGNVIKERPWIFRTYGGHTNAKSTNELFRNNLSKGQTGLSIAFDLPTQCGYSSDHAVAKPEIGKVGVPINTLDDFKILFDQIPIDQMNTSMTINGTSMWLLALYVALAEETSADITKLQGTTQNDIIKEYLARGTYIFPPSHSIRIIVDMYEYALRNIPKWNASNICSYHLQEAGATPAQELAFALATAIAILDAIKERNCFNEEEFEMCVGRISFFVNAGIRFVEEMSKMRAFSEMWEEITLDRYKVKEAKYRRFRYGVQVNSLGLTEEQPENNAWRIILESLGVTLSRNARCRALQLPAWNEALSLPRPWDQQWSLRLQQVLAYETDLLEYPDLFEGSKVIESKVKALKEEAYAEIDKILEMGGAIKAIENGYMKTQLVKSQAERMARINSGELTIVGKNKWTEGITSPLMTDRDGGIFKVDPKAAELTLSQLEETKKKRDAKRAEAALKALEEAAKTGKNMMEASIECAKARISTGEWADTLRAVFGEYHPVTGVEGQKLSLENDSVKEVRAKVEAFQNKKQHRPRMVVGKPGLDGHSNGAEMIAIAAKHAGFDVVYSGIRLTPQEIVQSAVEENADVIGISILSGSHMEIANQIMEELRHYKAENHIPVVFGGIIPEADYEGLKKVGVKAIFTPKDFDLMKIMGTIIDTISN from the coding sequence ATGGACAAGAAAAAAGATCACCTGCTTTATGATGATAAGGGTAACGTAATCAAAGAAAGACCCTGGATTTTCAGAACCTACGGTGGACACACCAACGCTAAATCGACCAATGAATTATTTCGTAATAACCTTTCCAAGGGTCAAACCGGTCTATCCATAGCCTTTGACCTTCCTACTCAATGCGGTTATAGTTCCGACCACGCTGTGGCGAAACCGGAAATAGGAAAAGTAGGTGTTCCCATTAATACTCTCGATGATTTTAAAATCCTCTTCGACCAGATTCCTATAGACCAGATGAACACTTCTATGACCATCAATGGTACCTCTATGTGGCTTCTTGCATTATATGTGGCTCTGGCAGAAGAAACCTCAGCTGATATTACCAAGCTACAGGGAACGACACAGAACGATATTATCAAAGAATACCTCGCCAGGGGAACCTACATTTTCCCTCCTTCTCATTCTATCCGCATCATTGTAGACATGTATGAATACGCCCTGCGGAATATTCCCAAATGGAATGCTTCGAACATCTGTTCTTATCACTTACAGGAAGCGGGAGCCACTCCGGCACAGGAGCTGGCTTTTGCCCTCGCAACCGCCATTGCCATCTTAGATGCCATTAAAGAAAGAAACTGCTTCAATGAAGAAGAGTTCGAAATGTGCGTAGGAAGGATTTCCTTCTTCGTAAACGCCGGGATTCGCTTCGTGGAAGAAATGAGTAAAATGCGTGCCTTCTCTGAAATGTGGGAAGAAATCACTCTGGATCGTTACAAGGTAAAAGAAGCCAAATACCGCCGCTTCCGTTACGGAGTGCAGGTAAACTCTCTCGGTCTTACAGAAGAACAACCGGAAAATAACGCCTGGAGAATCATCCTCGAATCCTTAGGAGTCACTCTCAGCCGTAATGCCCGTTGCCGTGCCCTTCAACTTCCGGCCTGGAACGAAGCCCTTTCCTTACCCCGTCCCTGGGATCAACAGTGGTCTCTGCGCCTGCAACAGGTTTTAGCTTATGAAACCGACCTCTTAGAATATCCCGACCTCTTCGAAGGTTCCAAAGTCATAGAAAGTAAAGTCAAGGCTCTAAAAGAAGAAGCTTATGCTGAAATCGATAAAATCCTCGAAATGGGTGGAGCCATTAAAGCGATTGAGAATGGTTATATGAAGACCCAGCTGGTGAAGTCTCAGGCAGAAAGAATGGCCAGAATCAATTCCGGAGAACTGACCATTGTAGGAAAGAATAAATGGACAGAGGGAATCACCTCTCCTCTTATGACCGACAGAGACGGTGGCATCTTCAAGGTAGACCCGAAAGCTGCTGAACTTACTCTCAGCCAGTTAGAAGAAACCAAGAAAAAACGGGATGCCAAACGGGCAGAAGCTGCACTAAAAGCTCTGGAAGAAGCTGCTAAAACCGGTAAAAACATGATGGAAGCTTCTATAGAATGTGCAAAAGCCAGAATTTCTACAGGAGAATGGGCCGATACCCTGAGAGCTGTATTCGGTGAGTACCACCCGGTAACCGGTGTAGAAGGTCAGAAGCTTTCTCTTGAAAATGATAGTGTAAAAGAAGTCAGAGCCAAGGTAGAAGCCTTTCAGAATAAGAAACAACATCGTCCTCGAATGGTTGTGGGAAAACCCGGACTGGATGGTCACTCCAATGGTGCCGAAATGATTGCGATTGCAGCCAAACACGCCGGCTTTGATGTAGTGTATTCCGGAATACGCCTGACTCCCCAGGAAATCGTTCAGAGCGCGGTAGAAGAAAACGCCGATGTCATCGGAATCTCAATACTTTCCGGCTCTCACATGGAAATCGCAAACCAGATCATGGAGGAACTGAGACACTACAAGGCTGAAAACCATATCCCGGTTGTTTTTGGTGGAATCATTCCCGAAGCCGACTATGAAGGTCTGAAGAAGGTTGGAGTTAAAGCTATTTTCACTCCTAAAGACTTCGACCTGATGAAAATTATGGGAACTATCATCGATACCATCTCGAATTAA
- the efp gene encoding elongation factor P, translated as MTLGITEVKKGMVLKVEGDLFSVVKTEFVNPGKGSAFIRTKLKSLTKNSTLERTFKASEKLESVELEKRNMTYCYREERHIVFMDVNDYEQIHVPEEYVEEILPFMKEETPVEVTFYESKAIGVIPPNFVELEVTYAEEGLKGDTSGTALKRVTVETGGEINVPIFVKQGDVLKIDLRDLSYVERVNK; from the coding sequence ATGACTTTAGGTATCACGGAAGTGAAGAAAGGGATGGTTTTAAAAGTGGAAGGAGACCTGTTTTCCGTTGTTAAAACAGAGTTTGTGAACCCGGGAAAGGGAAGTGCATTCATTAGAACTAAGTTAAAAAGCCTGACCAAGAACAGTACCCTTGAACGGACTTTTAAGGCTTCTGAAAAGCTTGAAAGCGTAGAGCTGGAAAAAAGGAATATGACGTATTGCTACCGGGAAGAAAGGCACATTGTCTTTATGGATGTGAATGACTACGAACAAATTCATGTTCCTGAAGAATACGTAGAGGAAATTCTTCCTTTCATGAAAGAAGAAACCCCGGTAGAAGTAACTTTCTATGAATCCAAGGCCATCGGTGTTATACCACCAAACTTTGTCGAACTTGAAGTAACCTATGCTGAAGAAGGTCTGAAGGGAGATACTTCCGGAACAGCTTTAAAGCGAGTAACCGTAGAAACCGGTGGAGAAATCAATGTTCCTATCTTTGTAAAACAGGGTGATGTTCTTAAAATTGACCTGAGGGATTTAAGCTATGTAGAGAGGGTCAATAAGTAA
- a CDS encoding protein kinase, which yields MNEVSIRELIQGAKEGEKFPLARLISELEKKEALQFRKKLFPILAEEGLSDETCLTLGITGTPGAGKSSLIGALCYSFLKEAGSKKLAIVAIDPSSHISGGSILGDRTRVILPPRENRIFFRSQASQLEMGGVNPYTYHVIRLLRHLFDYVIIETVGIGQNETEVTNLADFSFLVMQPLGGDQIQFMKSGIMEVPDAFIINKCDEKELASASYHTLLASLEFLHDTLNQKEVPDIFLSSVTKNLGIEELMAYILTITHKKSRKEEMLHQLKRWIRNEYGNLGLKYFTPFYSNRENASFETLEADFNKHFLSLFHSY from the coding sequence ATGAACGAAGTCAGCATTCGAGAGCTTATACAGGGAGCCAAAGAGGGGGAGAAATTCCCCCTTGCAAGACTAATCTCCGAACTGGAAAAGAAAGAGGCCCTGCAATTTCGTAAAAAACTCTTTCCTATTCTTGCCGAAGAAGGTCTGAGCGATGAGACTTGTCTGACCCTGGGGATCACAGGAACCCCGGGAGCCGGAAAATCTTCTCTTATCGGGGCTCTCTGTTACTCTTTTTTAAAAGAAGCAGGAAGTAAGAAACTCGCTATTGTAGCCATCGATCCGAGTAGCCACATCAGCGGAGGTTCTATCCTCGGTGACAGAACGAGAGTCATCCTGCCTCCGAGAGAAAACCGTATTTTCTTTCGTTCTCAGGCCAGCCAATTAGAGATGGGGGGAGTAAATCCTTACACCTATCATGTCATTCGCCTTTTGCGACATCTCTTTGATTATGTAATCATTGAAACGGTCGGAATCGGCCAGAATGAAACGGAAGTAACCAATCTTGCAGACTTTTCATTTCTGGTGATGCAGCCCCTCGGTGGAGATCAGATACAATTCATGAAAAGCGGAATTATGGAAGTTCCCGATGCCTTTATTATTAATAAATGCGACGAAAAAGAACTGGCCAGTGCCAGTTATCATACCCTACTGGCTTCCCTGGAGTTTTTGCACGATACTCTGAATCAAAAAGAGGTACCCGATATTTTTTTAAGCAGTGTTACCAAAAACCTCGGTATTGAAGAATTAATGGCCTATATTCTTACTATAACACACAAGAAAAGCAGAAAAGAAGAAATGCTTCATCAACTAAAGCGCTGGATTCGCAATGAATACGGCAATTTAGGACTTAAATATTTTACTCCTTTCTACTCAAACCGGGAAAACGCTTCTTTTGAGACCCTCGAAGCGGATTTCAATAAACATTTTCTATCCTTATTCCATTCTTATTAA
- a CDS encoding stringent starvation protein B, with protein sequence MSSKLGPEEKKYLRDFKSGVLKTYSEKFGTFYIHVIPHPNLEIGKRGLVGEEKEAGIVLVLGPQAVREIFHEQEFLYMELQFGFNWEKLIIPWDALFRVYDKSQNAITQMRVFTDELQFQPPSGKPKEEKKVESKESKVIQVDFSRKDS encoded by the coding sequence ATGAGTAGTAAACTGGGCCCTGAAGAAAAGAAATATTTAAGAGATTTTAAATCTGGTGTATTGAAAACATACTCCGAAAAGTTCGGAACTTTTTATATCCATGTGATTCCGCATCCTAACCTTGAAATTGGAAAAAGAGGTCTGGTAGGTGAAGAAAAAGAAGCCGGTATAGTCCTGGTTCTCGGACCTCAGGCGGTGCGGGAAATTTTCCATGAGCAGGAATTTCTCTACATGGAATTACAATTTGGGTTTAACTGGGAAAAGTTAATTATACCCTGGGATGCCCTTTTCCGGGTCTATGATAAGTCCCAGAATGCCATTACCCAGATGAGAGTATTTACGGATGAATTACAATTCCAACCTCCGAGCGGTAAACCCAAAGAAGAGAAGAAAGTGGAATCCAAAGAATCCAAGGTAATACAGGTAGATTTCAGTCGCAAGGACTCCTGA